TGAAGTCTGGATCCACCATACGTGTCATTTCTTTAATATCATCCAATGTATACGTATGTTTGTGCTCACCTTCCTCCAAATGAGGTTCTACTCTCAAAATTAACTTTTCAACTTGTTCAACATTTTGATTATCACCATGCTCCCCCTTTCCGTCAACTCCCTCAGTTTCTTCATTCACACTATCATTCAAATAATCATCAACAGTCCTTTCACTTGACTGTTCCGTCACTTTGATTCCCATACCACCCTGATTATCATCGTCGTCATTGTCATCATCAGAACCATGACTGCTAGCAGAGAAGACCTtttcatcatcgtcatcttcctcGTCATCACtaccttcatcatcatcctcatcatcttcttcatcatcgtcACCAGCAAGATCTTCAAGAGATACATCTTCCTCAAAAATAACAGATACTGAAGATATAGGAACAGGATTTTCAACGACTAAAGATGGAACGATTGATCTTTCAGCTACTGCAACACAGCCTTCAGCATTCTTGCCTTTGTCTTTCATTAGAGCTTCAATCTCAGCTTGGCGCTTAGCTCTAACTTCTTCAACTTCAATCTCCTCGAATCTTTGTTCTATCGGCTTTCCGAGCATGTTTTCAACAACTTTGTTCAACATGTAGAACTCATGTTCTTTCAACGCCTTTGCAGCTTCAAGCTCCTTGTTTTTTAACACAAAATATTTATTCTGCTCATCTCTGCATGTCTTTTCCTCTTCTAACTCTGCCACCCTCACCTTAAAATATCAATCTCGGTCTGATCGGCATCTATCTTCTTTAATAAAGACTTGTTTTCAGATTCTAACTTCTTAACACGCATTTCGAGAATCTTTTCACGATCAgccactttcttgctttcagctGCTAATAATTTGTTTTCATTTACAACATCATCCATTTTCTTCTCTAACTTTTTCACCTGTTCATCATTCGCAAATCCGAAATCTCCAATATCTTCAAGACTTTCTAGAACAGTTGGAAACGTCTTGTGGCCAGAAGAACCAGGAGTTAATTGTATTTGTATTTGAGTGGTTGGTGGTGTTTCGAAGATTTATTGGGATGTAAGAAATGATTGTTCATGAGGTGGTGAGAGATGTAACGCTGAAAGATGTAATGGTGATGGTTGTCTAGGTCgtgttggttgttttggtggtgaaggtTGTCTTTGAGGTGTTGGTTGTTGTGGAGGTGTTTGATGTGGTGGTGATTGTATTGGTGATTTATGTGGTGTAGGTtcaggtggtggtgttggtggtttaCTTGGTTCTTTAGATGGTTTCTTTTTCAGAACAATCTTTGGCTTTGTGATCTTTGAAGTAACTTTGTTTTTCTTCGGAGACACAATCCCCTTCCTCGCACCAACTTTCTTCTTTCCACCTGAACGCGATTGAGACTCAGATACATGCTCAGGAGATGGAATGTATGCAGCATCATCCTTCTTCTGTCTCTTCCTCTTTCTCAAATGTTTCTCTTTCTCTGTCTCTTCTTGAATCCTTCTTAAACGTTCAGTTTCATCTATCTCATCATCAGAAGAACTCGAAGAACTTGTATTACTTTTATCAACGTCATCACCTTCTACATCATCAATTACTTTCTCTTTCTGAGCAACATCAGCTTTATCTTTCTCAGCATTAAATGCATTCAATTTCTTCAGAAAATTCTGAGAATTAGGTGAAAGACGAACATCAACTTCTATGTTAGCTGCTTGCTCTGACTCTAAATCATCAATGTTTATCATCACATCATCAATATCAGCATCCTGATTTTCTTCAACATTCACAACCGGTTCTTCAACCTCAGTCTCATCAATCAACAAAGAAAGTCTttgccactttcttttgttttttctttGGCTGTGACGATGACCCCTCACCCTCCTGTGCTTTAGGGGTAGCCTTTTTGCTTCTCTTGCTCGGTTCTTTAACAAACCAGTCATTACGCGTGTTTTTAAACTCTGTAAGAGCCTTTAGCTCATCAGCATAAGCGGCTTCCTTCATTTCCTCTTCATTCCTCCAGTTTTGGTGATTGACTGCATCAGGATCAACATAATTCGCATCCTTGATAAATCTGAAAAATTCAGCTACTTTCTTTGGTTTAGGATGGTTCGGATGATATCTTGCAAGCTGCTTCAGTGAATCGTTGCTCATATGAGATAAAACCAGCAAATCATGTTCTACATCTCATTCAATATCGGGATAAGCATGATCAATCAACATCTGCACAAATCTTGGATACATCCAAGTCTTACACTTTGTTGTAATGTTCTCAGCCATGTAATGAAAAACAATATGCGAAAAATTGTATTTCTTGTTCAAAACCAATGCTGTGACCATATTCATTTGGTAATCACGCATGGTATCATACCCTCCTTTGCAATGGCTAAGAGACATCAGTACAAAATGAACAATAAACTTGTAAGGCTTTTGAaactttgacttcaagtaatttcCAGCGTTTAGTGCACCATCATATCCCATCCTCAGCATACATCCCTTGACCATTCGCTCAGGAAACTTTGTTGGTGAATTTTCGTCATCTGGAAAATTCAACACTTCACGAATAAGTGCCTCTGTAACAACAATTGTTTTCTTCTCATTATACTGCTTCACAACTGAATGAATCACTTTGTTCTTTTCATCGTAGGTAGCATGCTTCCAGAAACGTTTAACATGAGACTTGTACACCAAATGTTGATCCGTAAGGGCTTTCTGAATTGGTACCCTTCTCATGAACTCCAAAATGCTGCTGAATTTTGATAGCTCCAAATTTTTATTCACATCGaagtcacaacagctgttgtgtaGTGGATCAAATATCACATTCGAACCCTGCAAATAATCAAACCACAAAATAAATcaatacttagaaaaatttcagcATCAAACAattacaagcgaaatcacatgtAATGACAGAGCATTACAAGCAAAATCACCTAAagtagtttggagcgaaatcacatgaCAACTTAGAAGCGGAATTAGATGGTGATATTTGAAGTGAAATCACCATAGACACATAGAAGCGGAATCACAAAGCTAATTTTGAAGCGGAATTAGACCATACACATTAAAGC
This genomic stretch from Helianthus annuus cultivar XRQ/B chromosome 8, HanXRQr2.0-SUNRISE, whole genome shotgun sequence harbors:
- the LOC110870154 gene encoding proteoglycan 4-like yields the protein MSNDSLKQLARYHPNHPKPKKVAEFFRFIKDANYVDPDAVNHQNWRNEEEMKEAAYADELKALTEFKNTRNDWFVKEPSKRSKKATPKAQEEPVVNVEENQDADIDDVMINIDDLESEQAANIEVDVRLSPNSQNFLKKLNAFNAEKDKADVAQKEKVIDDVEGDDVDKSNTSSSSSSDDEIDETERLRRIQEETEKEKHLRKRKRQKKDDAAYIPSPEHVSESQSRSGGKKKVGARKGIVSPKKNKVTSKITKPKIVLKKKPSKEPSKPPTPPPEPTPHKSPIQSPPHQTPPQQPTPQRQPSPPKQPTRPRQPSPLHLSALHLSPPHEQSFLTSQ